GAGTAGATGTATCGATTGCCATCTTCGTCCGTGCCCATCGCCGCCCAGTAGATACCCGAGAATACGACGAAGGCGACGCCGAGACAGAACGGGTAGATGAAATGCAAGACACGCACAACCGTTGCCGTCAGAAAGATTTCGACCAACGCCATGAGTCCGTTCAAGAGGTGGAAGTTGATGTCGTAGTACAGACCGACAGTCCCGGGAACGTGGATGGCGCCCCAGTACAAAACAGAAATAAGGATGCTTGACGTAGCGTAAATGTTGAAGAGAAACCACTGTCCACGTTGAAAGAAATACCATGGGATATCTGCAAGAAGTACAAACATGTAtgttcattaattttcttttgtgcaTCACGTTAGAAACAATTTACAAGAGTTGCTTGAGTTGGATTTAACGTAAGAACTAGACAATGAAGGGTTCAAATCTTGTCATTCAGTCGCCATTGCCTCTAGGGTCTCCCTTAAGCCTGCACACAATATTTACTAGGTTTCCTTTAGTGAaacatgataaaaaacaaacaatgtccTTTACATTCCTCGTATTCGAGTATTTTACATTAATTTGCAATATTCTAGCAATGTTCACTTCTGAGTTGTTACTCTAATCGACaaaaatcatgatgatgatttatCATAATATCAGACTGCTGAGCTTATATTAACATTCTAACATTCTTAATGCCGCACTTTGACAAGCAAATCAAAGctgctggcaaaaaaaaaaaaaaaaaaaatgttttattgcCTGCTGACAAAAGTTGTTGGGATTTTGCTTGTAAAATAGCGGGCAATAACTTGGTCGGAGTGCTAGAATTATTGTCTCGTCCGTTGCACGAACGCGTGCTACAAGTGTTCAAACTTAATGCTTGCTGTACGACACAGGGCAAGCAGGAAGTGCTGGTATATTTCAAAGTTGCCCTTTAGTCTAttatgccccctccccctttgaGATTCAATTTAAGATGTGATTACATTGACTGTCAATATTTTCAAGTTTGCTCTGTATAGATGTCtgatttttcaattcaaaatgatatggTATAAACATTTTCGGAGGATATGACATTGTTCTCGCCAGAATCGTATAATACAATGATAATccattctagaaaaaaaaaaagtaactatACAATATAAGCGATTCGCGTTACGGTTCAACCCGCGCAAAAACTGCAGGCATTGAAATTCAGTATAGCCTCACCTTCATCGAGATTTCTGTCGTTTCTCTCGTACACCATGAAAACGATGAGATTCCAAAGGGCGCAGAAGAGGTATGCAAGCATAACGATGAACCCCCAGTTGGTCAGGTAGATAAAGTAGTAGCCACCAAACGGCCCTCCGGGTCGCACCGACAGAATGAAGTTATAGAGGAAATAGCCGAACAGGTACAACGTCACCACCAGCCGGTAGACCAGGAATACGGCAGAGGGCATGGGACACTGTAGAGATAATTATCAAAAGACAATGTCTGAGTCTGAGAACAGAATGATTAAGTATTTAATGACTGCAGTTTCGATTAGTCTTCAAAGATAATAATCATTCTATTCTGATCTGTAGGCTTAGCTGAATCTACATGTACTAATAGAATAATCTAAAGATAAACGTTAAGACACCGCAGATGTGAAACGGCTCAGGTGCATTATATTGATATATCGAatatttatatatgaatatgtaaatatataaacatatgaatatcataaacataattatacatgctTATAtaggtattattattattaccattattatgtatacataactAAATAATATCAtcttacaaatgaaaaaaaaacaacaacaaacaaacgtgcGGTATAAGCAAACAATATTGTATGATATGATACTTGAAACATTGCTGCGAAGAAGTATGACTCATACGAAGTCACTGATAGTGACAGAGTTAGACAAGGAGGTACCCCTTGTTTCGTTTCCCCAGTCCTCCCTGGTTATAGACTGACTAACAGGGGACGTGAGACGAGACCTGTTCTAAACAAGGGGTAGCGACATTGTTCTTAAACCTAGACCCATTAGGCCAAGCAGTCACCCAGACGTAAGGATATAAAATTCGATTAaagtctgttgttgttttcctctCTAGTTTAAAGTTTAGTTTGATAGAGATAAAGCCGATTTTGTATGTCTTCGCTATGTATACAGGGTGTATCTCCATCCATGATAGAGTGGgcgtcatcccactagaccgacacccacgagtcaaacagcccacgagttcgacattgaaaacaggtccatgagtcatacagctcacgagtcatacagcccatgagttcgacattaggcaaataaagcccatgagttcgacactacgtcAAAACAGCCcgcgagttcgacagatacaacacggtgcttaatgtgtcggtctcgtgggccttgttagctcaGTGTcaaactaatgggctgtatgactcgtgagctgtatgactcgtgggtgtcggtctcgtgacgtgcacccgatagGGTGATGctgtatgtacagtattaaAAGTGCGTGCTACGAGTACTAAGCTGCATCCGAACCACACAGCGTGTAGCAGACTGTACCAGGATCGGAAGGGCACAATTCAGTACACCTACCAACGTCTAACAACCTATACTCTCGGCCTGGTTTTCAACCCACCCTCCAAAACAAACTCGCCGGGAGGAAGGTATTGTGTCAGTCATGACTGACAGGGTTTCTATACGAACAATAACTGGAATTGAAAGGGAAATatgcaggggaaaaaaatgactaaACACGCAtatttaaaccatgtagatacACATTGTATAGGGAACTGAACTGCAGCCTACATTGCAGAGGGAACTGAAAACACTGTTAAAAAGCCTACTGAATTTTCCTTAGGCCCCCGTTGACGAATACCCGGCTACCCATTCAATATTATGGTTGGTGAAGCTTCTCTTCTTCTTACTGCAGCTCTATTGCAAACGTTAACGAGTAAACGGTATTAACATGTAATTGCTTTAATAATATAGATGTTACCTCAGGCTCTTGTGTCAAATTGAAGCAAATCAACGAGAACatattaaatgatttgtctgtgatatttttaaatttcaataCTGCAAGCGATCTTCAAGAAGAAATCTGAGCAATTTAGTACTTCTCTTTTTAAAGGAATTTCTTTTAAAGTAGGTCTACGTACCCTCcatggtacaaaaaaaaaataaaagaaaatgaatgaataaatagatatattGGGGGTCTACGTAATATAAACCTCAACGCCAGTAataatgtgtaggcctatcGTTTTAATTGCACCAGTGTTGATTAGGGTCAAGGTCTATTATTTTATTGTACGTGGTTGGTGAATTTTGGTTGTGCTAACCGTATATAAAGCTGAGATGGATTTCAAGCGAGTGTAATATTTGCAAGTTAATGGAAACCATTGTCAGAGACAAGATTGTACAACACATGGACTCAAATCTGTTATTTACAGAGGAGCAATATGGTTTTAGGAAAGGAAGAAGCTGTGGTGCACAGTTATTATCTGTGTCAGAAACATGGACAAAAGTATTAGACAATGGAGGAAACGTCGATTGTATATACTTAGATTATAGTAAGGCGTTTGACAGTGTACCTCACGAACGACTGATTAAGAAAGTAGAAACGTACGGGATCACTGTGAATCTTTTGAAGTGGATTAAATCTTTTTTAAGTGAAAGATCACAACGAGTGGTGGTCAatggtgtttcatcttcacaaaCTGCAGTATCTAGTGGAGTCCCACAAGGTAGTGTTTTGGGGccgattttgtttctgttgtacGTAAACGACCTTCCTGATGTGTTGTTAAGTGGCAGATGTGAAGTTAAGctctttgctgatgataccaagTTGTATTCACAgatatatgataatgatgatgtactGAATCTGCAAGCTGAACTAACTAGAGTGATGGAATGGTCAAAAAAGTGGCAGCTTCCTTTTAACCAGGAAAAGTGTAAAGTTATCCATTATGGAAGGAATAACCCATGTGTCAATTATAAAATGGATGAAACAAACCCGCCCATTCCAGTAGCTACGTATGTAAAAGATCTTGGAGTAAATTATGACAAGAAGTTAGATTTTACTCATCATGCAGATACAATTTGTACTGCAGCGAATCGTAGGATTGGAATTATCAATCGTACATTTTCTACTTTCAATGAGAAAGGATTTATTCAACTGTACAAGTCTATTGTTAGACCAACATtagaatattgttcatcagTGTGGCATCCTCATTGGAAGAAGAATGTTGTAAAAGTAGAGAATGTACAGCGTCGAGCTACTAGAATGATACGTCCACTCAGACCTTTGAGTTATGAAGCAAGACTTAAACACTTGAAATTGCCTTCATTGGCATTAGACGGCATAGAGCCGATATGATACAGATCTTTAAGATTGTGAATGAGATTGATGATATGAAGTCCTCAGATTTTTTTGAGTTCTCAGTTGGAGGAAGGACGCGTGGTCATAAATTTAAGATACTGAAGAAACATAAAGTCCAAAGTGAGACAGTGCTCTTTCTCTCAAAATTAAGAGTTATTAGTGAGTGGAATAAGTTGCCATCATTTGTAGTTGACAGCTAGCACATCCGTGAATAGTTTCAAGTCTAACCTAGAGAGGTTCTGGAGTCAAGATAAGAACAAATACAACTCCGACGGGATATTTCTTTGTCCATGTTATACTGCACAGCGCCTAACAAAAAGTTATTAATGTCATGTAATGACGTCACCGAGGGGCAAATAAGTTAAGTCTAACTTTACGCCCACATCCAAGGTATGTTATCCAaggtacactgcaaaaagtccggtgttaaatagtgaacatcgagctggtgttaaatcttcggtgctcatttatggtgttgaattaacacctacgggtgtcatttccaaattttaaactgttttttgaagagtttcttagtaactgcacttcttgttgactTTTAATTttaacaagacgatcaagaattttacattaaaatactagatttttgaaaaaatgtgaaaataaatttacaccaaa
Above is a window of Diadema setosum chromosome 4, eeDiaSeto1, whole genome shotgun sequence DNA encoding:
- the LOC140227280 gene encoding protein rolling stone-like, with product MSSRKGSCQCSRPKCSDFGLGGVPASVFVRAQCPMPSAVFLVYRLVVTLYLFGYFLYNFILSVRPGGPFGGYYFIYLTNWGFIVMLAYLFCALWNLIVFMVYERNDRNLDEDIPWYFFQRGQWFLFNIYATSSILISVLYWGAIHVPGTVGLYYDINFHLLNGLMALVEIFLTATVVRVLHFIYPFCLGVAFVVFSGIYWAAMGTDEDGNRYIYSILDYSGNPALASGAAVGACFAVIVIHVLVVWGFHKLKLLLIAKLCPSCSPNVSADSDVGQEMAASNSSNNA